From the Balearica regulorum gibbericeps isolate bBalReg1 chromosome 4, bBalReg1.pri, whole genome shotgun sequence genome, one window contains:
- the MTMR7 gene encoding phosphatidylinositol-3-phosphate phosphatase MTMR7, giving the protein MEHIRMPKVENVRLLDRLSSRKAALGTLYLTATHVIFVENGSETRKETWVLHSQISSIEKQATTATGCPLLIRCKNFQIIQLVIPQERDCHDIYISLIRLARPVKYEELYCFSFNPKLNKEEREQGWKLVNLHEEYNRMGIPNNYWQISDVNRDYGVCDSYPTEVYVPKTATAHIIVGSSKFRSRRRFPALSYYYKDNNASICRSSQPLSGFSARCLEDEQMLQAIRKANPGSDFIYVVDTRPRLNAMANRAAGKGYENEDNYSNIKFQFIGIENIHVMRNSLQKMLEVCELKSPSMSDFLWGLENSGWLKHIKAIMDAGIFIAKAVAEEGVSVLVHCSDGWDRTAQVCSVASLLLDPYYRTMKGFMVLIEKDWVSFGHKFNHRYGNLDGDPKEISPVIDQFVECVWQLMEQFPCAFEFNERFLIHIQHHIYSCQFGNFLCNSQKERQELKIQERTYSLWAHMWKNRADYLNPLYRSDHSQTQGTLRPQMAPCNFLYKFWSGMYNRFEKGLHPRQSVTDYLMAVKEETQQLEEELEVLGERLANLQKSQLTDNKVKSKQQDGSKQLGLSTSNNSLANTPQEYSNDLKSFPSRSPSQGDEEDSALILTQDNLKSSDPDLSTNSDQESGVEDLSCRSPSGGGCLPSEDSGKDSDEAVFLAV; this is encoded by the exons GTTCTTCACAGCCAAATTTCCTCCATTGAGAAACAGGCCACCACTGCCACTGGTTGCCCATTGCTGATCCGGTGCAAGAACTTCCAGATCATCCAGCTGGTCATCCCTCAGGAACGAGACTGCCATGACATTTACATATCTCTGATACGTCTGGCACGACCAG tgaAATACGAAGAGCTGTATTGTTTCTCATTCAatccaaaattaaataaagaagaACGAGAGCAAGGCTGGAAACTGGTGAACCTCCACGAAGAATATAATCGAATGGGTATTCCGAACAACTATTGGCAGATTAGTGATGTAAACAGAGACTATGGA GTCTGTGACTCCTATCCTACGGAAGTGTATGTACCAAAGACTGCAACTGCACATATCATAGTGGGGAGCTCTAAATTTCGAAGCCGAAGGCGTTTCCCAGCTCTTTCCTACTACTACAAGGATAACAAT gccTCCATATGTAGAAGCAGCCAGCCTTTATCTGGCTTTAGTGCGCGATGCCTTGAGGACGAACAGATGCTCCAGGCcattagaaaagcaaatccAGGAAGTGATTTCATATACGTTGTTGACACTCGACCAAGA CTCAACGCAATGGCAAacagagcagctgggaaggggtatgaaaatgaagacaacTACTCCAATATCAAGTTCCAATTCATAGGCATTGAGAACATCCATGTAATGAGAAATAGTCTGCAGAAAATGCTTGAAG TTTGTGAGCTGAAATCGCCTTCAATGAGTGACTTTCTGTGGGGCCTAGAAAATTCTGGCTGGCTGAAGCATATCAAAGCCATTATGGATGCTGGCATTTTTATTGCAAAG GCTGTGGCTGAGGAAGGTGTGAGTGTGCTTGTTCACTGCTCTGATGGCTGGGATAGGACAGCCCAGGTTTGCTCTGTAGCGAGCCTTCTGTTGGATCCGTATTACAGAACTATGAAGGGATTCATG gttttaattgaaaaagaCTGGGTTTCCTTTGGTCACAAATTTAATCACAG GTATGGCAACTTAGATGGAGATCCAAAGGAGATATCCCCCGTTATTGACCAGTTCGTTGAGTGTGTATGGCAATTAATGGAACAGTTTCCTTGTGCCTTTGAATTCAATGAGAGATTCCTCATCCACATACAACATCATATCTACTCTTGCCAGTTTGGGAATTTCCTGTGTAACAGCCAGAAGGAGAGACAAGAGCTGAA aatccaAGAACGAACATATTCATTGTGGGCTCATATGTGGAAAAATCGTGCCGATTACCTGAATCCTTTGTACAGATCAGACCACAGTCAAACCCAAGGGACCCTGCGCCCACAGATGGCTCCATGCAACTTCTTGTACAA GTTCTGGAGTGGTATGTACAACCGCTTCGAGAAGGGGCTGCATCCTCGACAGTCAGTTACTGATTATCTGATGGCAGTGAAAGAAGAAActcagcagctggaagaagagcTGGAGGTCTTAGGAGAG aGATTGGCAAACCTTCAGAAATCACAATTAACTGACAATAAAGTCAAGAGTAAGCAACAAGATGGAAGCAAACAGTTAGGGCTTTCTACTTCCAACAACAGCTTAGCTAACACTCCCCAGGAATATAGCAACGATCTGAAATCATTCCCATCCCGGAGCCCTTCACAAGGGGATGAAGAAGACTCAGCCCTGATTTTGACACAGGACAACCTGAAAAGCTCTGATCCTGACCTGTCAACTAACAGTGATCAGGAGTCTGGTGTGGAGGACTTAAGCTGTAGGTCCCCAAGTGGGGGTGGCTGCTTGCCTAGTGAAGACAGTGGCAAGGATTCAGATGAGGCTGTATTTCTGGCAGTCTGA